A region of the Yarrowia lipolytica chromosome 1C, complete sequence genome:
gctggtggcTCTCGTTGAACTGTGTCATAATGCTGGAAAGATGTGGCAGGGAATCGGGGCTGAGCTCCTGGAGTCTAGCAATCTCATCTTCACTCATCTTGGTGACGTTGCCAATGATCTGCTGGTAATCGCTGTGGAAGTCCTTGAGGGCCCAGGCGACATTCTGAGAAGCGAGCTCCAGGGTTCTCGTGGCGGCAACAACCTGGTCCCGCTTGCCTTTGAGATAGCCGAGAGTCTGGTCGTCGAGATCAACACGGATGAGTCTTGTCTTGGCCATGGCGTTCAGTTCGCGTTTAGGGTGAGAGAGAAAACAAGGCGTGTTGTTGGAAGGTTAGAAAATTTGTTGTGATTTTGAAGTGGGCTGTCAAAGAATGTGAACTAGCTTTAGTTGGGACGTTTACGCAGCCAATAAGCTCAGTTTTTTGGGTGAGCATAACATTAGTGCTGCGTAGCAGAACATGTCGCGCTGGACAGCATGGACTTGAGAGAGCTAGAAGTGGCGTGGTGAAAAGGTGGAAATGTTTTTCCAGCGTTCCTGAGTTGGTTCAGATCTGCTGTTGCTCTTTTTCACCTATGTCATCCTCATAATGCGGCATtcaagtatcgtacttgaaCTCGTAGTCTTCCTgtataagtacagtatgtactgtagggtAACATGGGGAAACATCAACCTTGCAGCAgccggtacagtaccgctacttgtacgcaATACATCTATCAGACGAGCTGTCCTTGTTTTGCCGTTTAATACACGCGAACGGGACGTGATGAGAGGATATAGGATCAAGGACATGTCTCGAGAGAGCTCTGCGGTACGCTAATCACTATGTTGCGTCCACGTGTCGATAGATGTCGTTCCGAAGAAGTGTCTTAATGTTCTCATATTGGTATATACTGTGCCGGGTATCGGTACCATGCGTGAcgaagtacttgtatgtcAGGGACGGGcacctactgtactagATCTTGTACTTCTTATCGATCGTCATCTCGTGTTCCGTATCGTTCTGCATcggccaaaaaaaatccagAGTGTGTGTTGACCCTTGCAGCACGTGGTTGAGATGTGTATATCAAGTTCCCCAGAAAGTGAGCGGAGAAAGCGGAGATGCTCCCATCACAACCGAGCACAAACATCTATAACCGCGACCTGAGTGCTCATACAACTACCATAAAGTACCGAGAAATATAGGCAATTGTACAAATTGTCCACCTCCTTCACTTACATTACCGAACCATGGCCATATCACCAAAATACCCCGAGTGCTAAAACACCTCCCTCCAAATGTTCTCTTACCTTCCACCGAAAACCGATCTTATTATCCCAACGCTTGTTGTGGCTTGACGCGCCGCACCCGCTGGGCTTGCCATTTCGATACCAATCCAAGAGGAAAAGCTCATGAGAAACAATCGGAATATCACGAGAACGGCCTGGCGAACCAACAGGATATTTTTGAATATAATTACCCCTCGAATCTAGTCATATCTATGTCTACTGTAGACTTGGGCGGCATCATGATGTACATTATTTTAGCGTCTGGAACCCTAAAGTTCACGTACAATCATGTGACAAACGAGGCTAAAAAATGTCAATTTCGTATATTAGTGTTATTACGTGGCTCACATTTCCGAATCATCTACCACCCCCCACCTAAAAAATGTCAATTGGAAAGCTGTACGACGCCCCCTCTTGTCGAGTTACCCCCCTCAAGGCTCTCGTCAAGCATTTCAAGCTCGATGTCGACATTGTCCAGCGGGACGCCGAGTTCGGCAAGCTCTTCCCTCTGAAGAAGGTGCCTGCTTTCGTGGCCGCCGACGGAACCCCCATCCACGAGTTCATTGCAATCTCCTACTACCTCCTGTCTCAGATCCCCAACAACCCTCTTGcccccaagaccaaggaggacgaggccgaggttCTGCAGTGGGTTTCTTTCGGTAACCAGGAGGTCCTCGGTGCTGCCTGGGACACCTTTGGCCCTCTGACTGGCCGAGCCCCCTACAACAAGAAGTCTGTCGACGCCGCTTCcgagcagctcgacaaGCTCATTGCTCTCACCTACGAGCCCCACCTCACCAAGAACACCTAccttgttggtgagaaGGTCACCTACGCTGACGTCGCCAATGTCGCTCTCCTGTCTCGAGGCTTCGAGTACCTGTTTGACGACgcctggaagaagaagtaccCCGCCACTACCCGATGGTGGCTCACCGTCTCCAAGAACGCTGTCTTCACTGGCTTCGACTTCCCCGTCACCAGCGAGCGAATCCAGTACACTccccccaagaaggaggagaccaagaaggagaccaagaaggaggctgcccCCAAGGCCGCCAACGCCGAGGACGCTCCTgcccccaagaaggccgccCACCCTCTTGCCGCTCTCGGCCCCGCCAAGGAGCCCATTGACAACTGGAAGCGAGTCTACTCCAACGAGGATACCCGAGAGAAGGCTATTCCCTGGTTCTGGGAGCACTACGACCCCGAGGACTACTCCCTGTGGAAGgtgaagtacaagtacgacgatGAGCTGACCCTCACCTTCATGTCCACCAACCTTATTGGTGGCTTCGTCAACCGACTGTCTGCCTCCACCAAGTTCATGTTCGGTACCGCTGTTGTCTACGGAACCAACAATGACAACGGTATCATCGGTGCCTTCATGATCCGAGGTCAGGACCACGTTGCTGCCTTCGACGTTGCTCCCGATTGGGAGTCTTACGACTTCACCAAGCTCGACCCCTCGAAGCCCGAGGATAAGGAGTTTGTTGACAACATGTGGGCTTGGGATAAGCCCGTTGTCACTGCTTCTGgcgagtccaaggagattgttgATGGTGCCGTTCTTAAATAAGTCACATCAGTATAATCCAATCAAAAATGCCCTTTTTAGACACACCCACTGGGCGTAGTAACATAATAATcgcactgtacatactgtagctattTACAAGTTGTAGCAAGGGGGGACCTACAAAACCTATCCTGAAACTCCATCTACGACTTTAGTCTGCCTCCGGGGCCCTAAGACTGTTCACCCAGCGTGTTGCTGTTGCCCAGCTTGCCCAATGACTGACGCTTAGTGACTGAAGAGCCCTCCCCAGCCCTCAGAATGACACCGGTACCGACAGCATCGCTAGAAGCCGAACCTTCACAGGTAGCAACGTTGAATACcacgtcctcctcttcgggCTTGACTGAGACCTCGCCGAGACTGATAGTAAATCCAATTGTGTAATGcgagtgtttgtgtgtATTAAGGATGAAGATTAGGTGTTATTAGAGGTTTCCAGCTTATATGAAGGATCTGTTTGTTGTGATTGAGTTAAGTAATAGGAGCTGATGATAATGCAAGGACGTCGTTATAGGTACCGCCATAGACTAAAGGGGATTATCGGGAGCCAGATTGTTTTTTATAAACAGCCATTCGTAAAGTATCGTTAAATACTATGTCCAAAGAATGCTGacagctactgtaccagcACACAGAGTTTTGC
Encoded here:
- a CDS encoding elongation factor 1 gamma domain-containing protein (Compare to YALI0C24420g, similar to uniprot|P29547 Saccharomyces cerevisiae YPL048w CAM1 translation elongation factor eEF1 gamma homologue), which translates into the protein MSIGKLYDAPSCRVTPLKALVKHFKLDVDIVQRDAEFGKLFPLKKVPAFVAADGTPIHEFIAISYYLLSQIPNNPLAPKTKEDEAEVLQWVSFGNQEVLGAAWDTFGPLTGRAPYNKKSVDAASEQLDKLIALTYEPHLTKNTYLVGEKVTYADVANVALLSRGFEYLFDDAWKKKYPATTRWWLTVSKNAVFTGFDFPVTSERIQYTPPKKEETKKETKKEAAPKAANAEDAPAPKKAAHPLAALGPAKEPIDNWKRVYSNEDTREKAIPWFWEHYDPEDYSLWKVKYKYDDELTLTFMSTNLIGGFVNRLSASTKFMFGTAVVYGTNNDNGIIGAFMIRGQDHVAAFDVAPDWESYDFTKLDPSKPEDKEFVDNMWAWDKPVVTASGESKEIVDGAVLK